In Aerosakkonema funiforme FACHB-1375, a genomic segment contains:
- a CDS encoding tetratricopeptide repeat protein codes for MESQGHQPDRNPIKGLSEHERTTIAFSLDTDGAGKSVEETDNNSKLVQATKLLEQGIEQHQLGQFKAALQFFQQALPVYREIQHRLLEGKVLGNIGNAYYALGDYPKAINYYQQWLTIATDMQDRRAQGLALGNLGNAYRHLEDHAKAIEYQQQSLIIATEIQDCRGEVAALNNLGLAYKALGDYAKAIEYQQQSLKLMRKLQDRKGEGQLLRNLGNAFYALGDYTTAIEYYQQRLALARDIQDLRGEGQVLRNLGSACYALGNYTQAIEFYQQRLALAKETQDLRVEEQALGSLGVAYEALGNFDAAIECYERRLAIGRQLPDHRVEQQALGSLKVACYALGDYAKAFKYQEVRSTIASNVSH; via the coding sequence ATGGAGAGCCAGGGTCATCAACCAGACCGCAATCCAATCAAAGGTCTTTCCGAACACGAACGCACAACGATCGCCTTCTCCCTAGATACAGACGGGGCTGGCAAATCGGTTGAAGAAACGGATAACAATAGCAAACTCGTCCAGGCAACCAAACTACTCGAACAAGGAATCGAACAACATCAGCTCGGTCAATTTAAAGCGGCATTACAGTTTTTCCAACAGGCACTCCCGGTCTACCGGGAGATACAACACCGCCTCTTAGAAGGCAAGGTGTTGGGAAATATCGGCAATGCTTACTACGCCTTGGGAGACTATCCCAAAGCTATAAATTACTACCAGCAGTGGTTGACGATCGCCACAGATATGCAAGACCGCCGTGCCCAAGGGCTGGCACTGGGAAATCTGGGCAACGCTTACCGTCACCTGGAAGACCACGCTAAAGCGATCGAATACCAGCAGCAAAGCTTAATCATTGCCACAGAAATTCAAGACTGCCGAGGCGAGGTGGCAGCGTTGAATAACCTGGGACTTGCCTACAAAGCATTGGGAGATTATGCCAAAGCGATCGAATACCAGCAGCAAAGCTTGAAACTGATGCGGAAACTACAAGACCGTAAAGGTGAAGGGCAATTGCTGAGAAATTTGGGCAATGCTTTCTACGCGCTGGGCGACTACACCACAGCCATAGAATATTACCAGCAGCGGTTAGCTTTGGCGCGGGATATCCAAGACTTGCGCGGAGAAGGGCAGGTGCTGAGAAATCTGGGCAGTGCTTGCTACGCCTTGGGTAATTACACTCAAGCGATCGAATTTTATCAGCAGCGCTTGGCTTTAGCAAAAGAAACTCAAGACCTGCGGGTAGAAGAGCAAGCTTTGGGAAGTTTGGGAGTCGCTTACGAAGCTTTGGGAAACTTCGATGCAGCAATCGAGTGCTACGAACGCCGCTTGGCAATCGGACGACAGCTCCCCGATCACCGCGTTGAACAGCAGGCGCTGGGCAGCCTGAAAGTGGCTTGCTACGCTCTGGGAGACTACGCTAAAGCATTTAAATATCAAGAAGTGCGATCGACAATTGCATCTAACGTCAGTCATTAG